The Lolium rigidum isolate FL_2022 chromosome 1, APGP_CSIRO_Lrig_0.1, whole genome shotgun sequence region ACAGACAGAAGTAGAGTAGCATCTGTCCAAATGGTAATATTAATCTCAACTGAATTTTCAACATGTCACTGCAAATATTCACTATTATGTGTCTAGCGGTGTAACTAGGAATGCATGGTGGAACACAAAGCCAAACAGAGGCATGTAAGCATAAATAAACGAGTCCTGGAAAACTTGGATCATGCAAAAGTGGTACCTTTCCGTTGCAGAACTTTTTATATAACCTAAGTAGTCTACAAACTTCTAACTTTGGTATGTTTGAATAAGAAACATAGAACTTACATCACAGAAGGAAAAACGAATCTGGGGTTCCCCACTACCATCCTACAGAGATTAATGCTTATATTTGGCATATATTGGGAGACTCGGCAAAAGGCAGGTGAACAGCTTGTGCTCGAGCACAAGCTGCTCTTGCTATAAAGAGCAATGAATCAGGCTCTTATTTGTGACTGTAGCAATTACACAGATTTAATTCAAAaccatattgataataaaattataGATGAGAAGGTGATTAAAAGTCAAAAATTAAACTTTCTTTTCTGTATCCTTATTATATTAATAAAGAAAAGCAGCCAAGATGAACCGTGCTTGGATGAAACAAATTTTAAACTGGATCCACACTAGTATTCCTTCTACACCTTGAATATGAAATATAGAAAATAGTTGTCGTGATATAGCATTTCCGTGATTTCATTACGCCTATAATAACAATGGATGCATAAGCGATGTGAAAGATCATTTTAATTGTCAGCTTCCCTCCAAATGGCGATTGGAGCAAACAAAACAAGAAATCATAATTATGTTCCTGAGCTTGATTACCCACAACCACAAGAAAACAACATGTGCTAAATCGTGCAAACAAGAATGAACGATCATAATAATGAACTATTAAGCATTAGACGAGCTGTGTGCAAACTACGAACGGAATGACATTTAGCTAGGATGCAATAGAAAACTTACCGCTTCATATTGTCGGTGAAGACAAGGATGGCGGGAAGTTGGTATATATCCACGTCTTGGACATGGCAAACCCAGAAGATTTACCACAAACTCTCTCACGCTGCAACGTCTTGACATCAACCGAAATATATTCCAAGTCCATATGCGGGGTTGAGCCTACGAACCGCATGGGTCCAAACTTCCCTAGGAGCAAGTACCTCCCAGTTGCAGTTTTGATATGGTGCTGGCAGCCAGAACCTAGTGAGATTGTCTTCTCCAACTGCCACTGGCTAGAACCCTCAGCTCTGATGTAATAATAGAGATCAAATTTGCCAGCTAAAGTTTCATCGAGGACGCCGAACAGCCCAAGCCTGCCTTCCCCTGCCTCCACGATGGCTAGACCTAGCGCACACCATTTTCTGGGCGGGAGGTCGGACATGGAGAACTCCATCGTACGGGTGTCAAGCACGAGCAACTCTTTCTTCCGACGCATGGTGGACTCCCAGTAGAAGCAGCCGTACGCGTAATGGCGCTCGTGATATTCGGGGTCGATCGGTGACACCACGGTTGACTTGCCCTGGCCAAGGAGCAAATCCCTCCATTGCTTGGACGCAGCAGCTTGCCACTGTCCAGTGATTGAAGAGAAGACCAGAGCGGCCAACCTAGTACTGAAATGTACCATCCATATCACACCAAATGCAGCATCCGCCTCTTCTTCAAGGGGAACGAGGAAAGGCTCGCACCAGGGCTTGTGTTCCATGGCCGTGTGCGCCACCGAAGCGACTAAGCCGTCAGGTACTGGGGGAAGCAGGACGTACCCCCGGTGCAAGGGGTCGCACACCGCAAGCTCCATGGAGACCTCGCGCTGCAGGCCCCgccggggcggaggaggaggacgcgtccGTCGCGGATGTCCTGAACGGCCCAGCTGCCGtggttggggaagaaggagaaggagaagtcgGCGGCAGAGGCGAgcgcgcgggcggcgggcgcggAGGGGTGAGGCGGGAGGGCGTGGTGGAAGCCGTCGCGGTCGAAAAAGGCGAGGAGGGGCGGGTCGTGGAGGCGGCGGAAACGGCGGAGGAAGGATCCGTCggtgtcgacgacgagccggcggaagGTGACGcaggcggcggaggcgcgggcgaggtCTTCTGCGGCCGGCAGACGGAGGAAGATCTCCGCCAGGAGGTGGTCGGGGATCTCCGTCAGAGTCGTCGCCGCTTTCCTGCGACCGCTTCGACGACGCGCGCTGGAGGTCGCCATTGGCGTGGAGCGGTCGAGAATGCGAGCTTGaatcccggcggcggcggcgggagaacTGGCAGTTGGAGGAGGAGCCAGCCGCCGCGAACCCTCGTGGAGATGGAGTGGAGTGGACAGTGGAGTGTGCTGCCTGCTCGAGTTGGGAGAAGGTGAGCCTGCTCCGTGCTGCCGAAATGGGCCTTGGATGGGTAAGAATGTCTGAATCACTGAATGTGTAAAAGGCCATCTTTGGTTCCAGAATAAAGTGTTCAATGTGCTGAGCTACAAAATTTTCAGTTCGATTCATAATTATACATCCGATGGCTATGTGCAATTATCACCATATCATAATCACACCGATAAATGTACTACTACTAGTCTATTCAATTCTTCTTGCTTATTCAGAAGAGATTTGCTAGTTCAGTTTTTAGCACTGTATTCAGATTTTTgcaatgcaagttggaacacagcAGACAGAGGCACCGCCGTAAGTGTTCACTGGGCAACTGGGTCACCGCGCACGGGCGTACTAGTTTTCGTGTCGTTCACCGCCACTAGGAGCGCCAATTGGATGTGCACAGCGACTGTTGAGTCGGGGTCGCACGGACCACTGACGGTTCACAGGAATCAATGTCCGTGCAACTATGTTCCGCGCCAAGAACGGGCAAGTACGGCGAGCTCGCCATGACCTGATCTGATCTCCGCAATGACAGCAAGCTCATCCTGACTACATCGCCTCCGCCTGCTCGCTCCTACCTGATATCCAGCACCACGAGCTTTGTCGGGCCTGCATTCTGGACGTGATCCAGGTAGGCATGCAAGGTGGAGGATCGAAAAACCGAGAAAAAAATTGAGAAGAAATGACACAAACAGTTCTTGATTAATTGGGACCATCAAGTTCAAAGTCACTCATCGGCATGATAGGAAGAACAACATAGACATGACCACTGCCAAGTGAATCACTGTCAACTTCAATGTCACACTCAGGCAGGAAACATCCACATCGATATTAACCTAATTAACCGAAATAGACACGACATCATCCAGGTGAAGCAAGTGACATCCTGTAGGCAAGGTGATCACTTATCCGAGAACTCCACTCTACTGAAATCGCAGTCACTTTGAATTGAGAACGGTGATCTGATCATGTCCCCATCGAACCTGAAGAAACAAAGACAAAAGTTCAGTCTCCAGAGAAGAATATGTGGTCCAACCCGTACACATATTCAAGAGTTCAAGAACTAAAAGTAACAAGGTATACGTGTCTTGGGCTAGATAAGCAATAGCAGAATAGCATTTGTTCCACTGGTGATATTGATCTCAACTGGATTTGAAATATGCGGACTGCAAAGGCTTCCGTTTCCACATTTAGCACTGTATATGTATTTTGCAATGCAGGTTGGAACACTTGGCCAAACAaaaatgcaagttggaacacacaGACTGACAGAGGCATGCAAAGGAGAACATGTTTAAATGCCATTTTAACCTTTCTCGCCTCAACTCTAATCGGTAACTCCAATAAAAAATGCATCAAAGTGAATTAATTTGACATATAACATGAGCAAACTATGTTCATGCCCCTTTTATGTTCCTTCTTAATAGTCAGAAAAAACGAGTCCTGGAAATATAGGTAGTACTAAATTGGTAGTTCACTGTTGAGGACTCCATATATTTCCTTTTAGGGAGAGTTCATATATTACCAAGTAGTACAAACTTCTATGTTAGGCCAGTTTCAAGATAAAGGAAGTTCTAACATCTTGAGCAGTGACTCTCATGCTGTTATTTTTACCCTACCAGTTAGGCaacttattcaaaataaaatCATGAGAAAAAATTGATATATGTGAAGATGACTAACAGAAAAATTATCTGCTTCCTTATATTTATAAAATGAAAGTGGACAGGATGAGTCATGCTTGACTGTAATGATTGTTTTCCCTGAGGTAAATACTCCAAAGGTAAATTTGATTTATAGGTGTATTCATCCTCCATTACCTATATCATGTACAAGAATGACCAAGGCAATAATGAACTATCAAGGATTAGACGAGATGTGTTATAACTATGAAGGGAAGGACATAACCAGGTTGCGTCAGAAAGTTTACCACTTCATATTGTCGGTgaagacaacaacaacaacagcaacaatggTGTGAAGAATTTTTGGTCCAATTTGTACACATATTCAAGAATGTAAGAGCTAAAAGCAAGGTTATATGTCTTATGTTTGGCTAGATATAAAATTACCCTAAAGCATTACCAGAATAGCATTTGTTCCATAAGTGACATTGATCTCAACTGGAGCTAAGAAATGCAGTGCAAAGTCACACTTTTCTGTGTCTATTACCGTAATTTGTAGTGCAAGTTGGATCACATTGCTACTTAGCCAGACAGAGGCATGTAATAAagtaataaacaaaaataaactactggaaattattaggtAGTGCTAAATTAGTAGTTTCCTGTTGAGGACTTCATATAATTCCTATTTAAGGAGGCTTCATATATTACCAAGTGGTAAGAAACTTCTATATTATATCAGTTTCAAGGACAAAAAACTTCTAACTTGGGCCACGGAAGGGAAAAAGATCATACTAGTTAGGCTGATTCAATTCAAAACAATATCATGGGAAAAAAATGATATACGTGAAGATGACCAAAATAGAACTTTTGTGCATCCTTATATTTGTAAAGTGAAATTGGAAAAGATGAGTCATGCTTGACTGTAATGCTTTTTTCTTCAGGTAAGACACTCCAGAGGTAAACTGGATTTATACTTACATTCCTTCTCCATTACCTTGACCATAGAACTATTCCCTGAAAACAATTACTGCGACCTAGTATTTTTGTGATTCAATGAAGCCTACAATAGTTGTGGATGCATGAGCTATGTGAAAGGCCATTTCTTTTCTATGACTCTTAAAATGTGTGTTGGAACGAGCCCTGGAATTTTCAAGTCATGCTAAATTGGTAATTTAGTGTTGCATGACTTTGTATAGTAACAAGTAGTACAACAAACTTCTAGCTTAGGCCTGTTTCAAAGAATAAAATCCATCTTAGGTCATGGAATAAAATCTTATCAGGGTATCTTAATTCTTAGTACGCACAGTCAACAAATGATAGATGTGAAACCTATAACAGATCTTATGACTTATGAGGCTGATTCAAATCAAACAGCCTGTGAGCACACACTGCTCTTACTATTTAGAGTAGTGAATCAGGTTGTTATTTGCGAAAGCAGTAGTTAGGaagatttattttaaaaaaaaatcacgaGAAAAAATGAATGTGAACTGTGAAGATGATCAGAAGAAAACTTTTCTGCCTCCTTGTATTTATAAAAATGAACTGAAATGGATGAGTTTGATTGTAATGAATTGTGCCGAGGTGAAACACTCCAAAGGTAAACTGGAGGGAACTATAAATTGCATTGCTTCTCCTTTACCCCAACCAGAAAACTTTCCTCGAAAATTTTGCAGCCTAGTATTTTTGTGATCTCAAGAATCCTAGAATAATAGTGGATCTATGAGCTACATGAAAGATCTTCTCTCTtgtctagttctattaaaagagcATTTAGACCAAACAAGAGAAAGAATCACAATTACGCTCCTCAGCTTGATCAGCTTTCCCACAGCCACAAGGAAAATAACCGCTAGTAAATTGGGTAAACAAGAATGGTCAATTGCACTAATGAACTATCAAGCATTGGACAAAAAGTTGTGTGATAACTATGAAGGACAGGAGTACATAACTAGGATGAAGTAGAGAGTTTACCATTTCATATTGTTGGTGAAGACAGCAGCGATGGCGGGAAGTTGGTATATATGCGCGTCCTGGACAAGGCAGCCCCGAAAGGTTTCACAGAAACCTTCTGAAGCTGCAATTCCTTGACATCCATGGAGAAGTATTCCAAGTCTGGCATCTTGAAAGACGAGCCTAGCCACCGTGGGGCATCGGCGCTTACGAGGAGAAAGTACCTCTCTGTTGAAGCCTTGATATAGTGCAGGCACCCAGAACCTAGCGCGATCGTCCTCACCATCTGCCACTGACCGCCCTTGTTCTGTCTAACGGTGTAGCAGAGATCAGGTTTGCCACCTGCAGGTTGATCGCGTATGCCGAACAACCCAAGCTTGCCTTCCCCTGCCTCCAGGATTGCCACTCCAAGCGTACCCCACCCCTTGGATGGCAGGTCGGTGATGGAGAATTCCATTGTTCGGATGTCGAGGACCAGCAAATCTTTCCTTTTGGCCATGGTGGACTCCCAGTAGAAGCAGCCATATGCGTAGTGGCGCCTGAGGAACGTAGGGTCCAGCGGCGAATTCGATGCGGTAGGCTCCCGCACCGACGCATCCACGGGCGACTCGCGCCTGCCGCGGAACAGCTCGCTCCAGCCCTTGCTCGCCGAGGGGATCCACTGTCCCGTGGTCGAGGAGAAGACGAAGGTGGCCAGCTTGGTTTCGCAGTGCACCACGCAGATGACTGTGAATGCTGTGTCGTCGTCGCCGAGGGGCGCGAGGCAGGGCTCGCACCAGGGCATGCGCGTCACGGGTGCCGGGTGAAACAGTACCGAGGCGGCTAGGGCGTCGGGGAGCGGGGGCAGCGTGACGTACCGGCGGTGCAAGGGGTCGCACACCACGAGCTCCTTGAAGACCGGGGGCCGCTCGTCCTCGCCGTGGTCGCGGGCGAGGAGGACGCGGCCGTCGCGGATTTCCTGGATGATCCAGCCGCAGTGGGGTGGCAGGAAGGAGAAGGTGAagtcggcgccggcggcggcgagcgcggcggcggcgggcgcggaggGGTGGGGCGGGAGGGCGGGGTGGAAGCCCTCGAGGTCGAGGAAGGCGAGGAGGGGCGGGGCGTGGAGGcggcggaagcggcggaggaagggGCCGTCGGTGACGAGGCGGCGGAAGGCGACGCAGGCGGCGGAGGTGCGGGCGAGGTCCTCTGGGGCCGGCAGGCGGAGGAATATCTCGGCCAGGAGGTGGCCCGGGATCTCCGGCAGGTGCGAGGCCATTTCGTAGGCCGGTCGCCGGAGGATCCGGGCGTCGGAGGGCGTTCGCCGCCGGGAACCCTTGAGAAGGGGAGGCGTCGGCTGTGTCTGTGTGCCGGTGGACACGGgattttttctttctctcttttgtcTACTAGCGAAATGGGCCTTCTGACCTGCTCGAGGCCAACCTGGCCGAAATACCGAGTGCTGAGAGATGTCCACCCGCGTCCTCAaatcgcgccggattgagcgtttagggcatctccaaccggggccgtttgcgtggccgaacggacacccggacagcgccccgcgtccgcgcgtccgtttgggtcgcacgctgcgcccaacgcgggaTTTGGGTCGGCGTTGccctatggtatgtttttcttgtaaattcactagaaaaacgcaaaaacgtattatataaaatatataaaatagttcaaatgctcaaaatgtattacacattacatagtccatgtaatcaaggataaagtattgttcaaataaaatgaaaaaacgatacaaatgctctgAGGCTTctggatttccttcatcattgttgtttgcggcATTGCTGCCTACATGctcgccacatgtgctcgaccaaatcagcatGAAGTCTGGTTGTGTACGACCGGATCTctaatttcatggtgcgcatgaagaatgtcctggaatgatgccggaccaccttgaggagtaaccaactctccttggccttcccggtcattatcaaagagtgaatcatcccgctctacctcaacaatcatgttatgcatgattacacaagcggtcatcacctcccacgagtttgcacatcccgggctgcggcggggtgtccgacgatagcccaacgagcttggaggatgccaaacgcccgctccacatctttccgggctgcctcctgctctttggcaaaccttgcctcctgctctgaggtggggtttcggattgtcttcacgagtgtagcccaaggtggatagataccatcagcaaggtagtaccccttggtgtagtggtggccattggtcTGGAAACACGGgcaggagagctcacctccggcggaaacggcgcagctgcgaacggcgggaggtgtcgcgacggtgagaggacaacagcgccggcggctgcgtcctccgactctgctacgacgcggcgaaagcagcgcggggcctCGACCtctgcttccgccccgcttgccggcgtctcgacgacgatggccggcgtcgacgcgctcccaaatcgccggtccgtgggtggcggcggagcggtggggagatgtgtgcgacgggcttgtgttttgggaggcggacgggcgggccgagggcggacaagggaggacgcgagcgaccagcctttcgcgtccgcggccacgcaaacccgtccaagatttgggccgggtttgcgtcgatccGGACGCCCCCGccgtccgttttagggatgggtccgcgcgctgggccgggtttttgtccgtttcgacccatccggacgcgcgggcgcgggatgggtcgcccggttggagatgcccttaggagacgtgttttgttcgtgccgcgtttgggggacgtcgctccccagccgcgtgcctcaaacatttaaaataatttttttaacacataaaccatttatatcaaatgtagcatatgaataaaaatgtttgcgccaggattgttttcaaattaaattacaacaaacaataaaacaagtaatcaaatataataaatatggctagatgctacatcaaggtgccacggtattgcgCCGagtgcaaccatctcatcgtcgctgtccatggctaaagcaaaatcaatggttaaaattgcgccgaggcagatgacgcaacaaacagcggccaatcgcgcctacctggcaagtcgtcgagcaccttctgtgcgcggatgtggggcggatttgacggcgcgttttgggacgcgctggcgacgcggcggcggcggcacgaccggcgggagccccagccgcgacaacggtgccgactctcagcagagatcagacgcccaaacggctgGGAAATCCAGCggtggcggtggggtgggaggcgcgggaaggaaggagcgacgagaaaagaggcgcgaaccaacggtttatgcaaatagtcgccgacatgtgggagcccgcctcgcttttcgttgtgtccggcgtccccggagcgtcccctgtgggacggggacgggctcggggcgccggacaccgtatcgggccgcgccggacaaaaatgggctttgggggaccgcggctggaacgttttttttgtccggcgcgccccaaatccctttgggggacgcgactgaagatgctctgagTGCACGTGATCGGCGTGCTGCTCTTCTTTTGTTTTCCGAGCCATCGCCATCAGAGCAGAATACTGCAgttcaatgttcatgattatcgtACTGTACATAGAAAAGAACAACGTTTTTGTTTTGAAAGTGGTTGTGTATTAGTTAAACATCATCGGTTGGATTACAATCTCTCAAAGtcagcactacaggaatggcccaAGTCGTCGACGGCCTGCTGATAAGTCGACGGTCAAAAGTTAAGAGTCGTCAGCCGTATGGGCCGGCCAAGCTAGCCCGCCAGAACTGTCGGCGTAGCGACGCCCTTGGCGTAGGCAACCCTACGCCGACGACTACCCTCGGCATACCCCGGGTCGTCAGCGTATGCCTGAACACGCGCCCCTCCAAAGCAAGGCCGTGACAGTGTTGTCACGACGTTAGAGCTACGCCGAGGGATGCCCTCCTCATAGCCTCCTCCCCCTTTTTTAATCTACGCCGACAGCCATCTTAGGTGTAGCCCTCAACTTTTTTTCACTCAACGCACCCCTCCTCCCTCTAGATCGTCTTTTTAAGTTTCAACTGAATGGCAGAAaatgattaaaaaaataaaaaaataaaatcctttgagatgtccatgtgttatgtcatctggTTGCAAAAGAATTTAGCACAAATGAACTTCAACCAATTTTTGCAAAATTGTGTCACATATAGGTAAAAtggcttttctggttgcatacgatgtcagaaaaaaaatataatatatcaaaatgatcgtgggaaaaagttacatccgaattcgccAGGTTACCCGGTTGGCATttgtttagattctcaaaattccaaataaaatatgaaagaggaagattttagtttttgcgagaaattcaggattttatatttttttaaaataaattaataattgcatcatatgcataaagattattattacttaaccattgatgtttatttaaataactatttaaaattcaaaataataaatAGTTTTGATATCACGGTCtaagggttaataggattgatatggtagtataatCAGCAATGTTTCGTTTTTTCATGAAAGCTCAACAGGAATGAACAAAAATGTTAATCGTGCTAGGATTGGAGTAGtcagaggatgggtgaccaaattGGGAATTTTGATCATGAGTGTAATTTAAtttaagattaagtgtagtt contains the following coding sequences:
- the LOC124701479 gene encoding uncharacterized protein LOC124701479, with product MASHLPEIPGHLLAEIFLRLPAPEDLARTSAACVAFRRLVTDGPFLRRFRRLHAPPLLAFLDLEGFHPALPPHPSAPAAAALAAAGADFTFSFLPPHCGWIIQEIRDGRVLLARDHGEDERPPVFKELVVCDPLHRRYVTLPPLPDALAASVLFHPAPVTRMPWCEPCLAPLGDDDTAFTVICVVHCETKLATFVFSSTTGQWIPSASKGWSELFRGRRESPVDASVREPTASNSPLDPTFLRRHYAYGCFYWESTMAKRKDLLVLDIRTMEFSITDLPSKGWGTLGVAILEAGEGKLGLFGIRDQPAGGKPDLCYTVRQNKGGQWQMVRTIALGSGCLHYIKASTERYFLLVSADAPRWLGSSFKMPDLEYFSMDVKELQLQKVSVKPFGAALSRTRIYTNFPPSLLSSPTI